TCCTCTCTCCTCCTCCCTGAGGATGCCGCCACCCCATACCGGCCCCATCTGCCGGACCAAGGATCAAGCCCCTCTCCTCCTCCCTGGGGCTTCGATAGAAGACGGCGGCCTCGTCCTCCTCCCAGAGGCCGCCCGTCTTCGACCTGATCCTGCCGCCCTCTCCTCCTCCCTGGGCGGCGGTGTGGTGCTGCCCACCTCCTCCCGGGCGGCACCGGAAAACCCGAGGCCCTCTCCTCCTCCCTGGGCCGAGGTTATCGCGGCGGCGCTCTCTCCTCCTCCCTGAGCGCCGCCGCTTTCTTTTGCGCCACCCAAAGGCGGGGGGCGCTGCCCCCCGGCGCTGACGCGCTCCCCCCGGCGTATTTGCACCAAGAAAAAGCAGCCCCTTGCAGAGGGGCCGAGACCGGGTCAGGAAGGCGGGAAAGGGAGGACGCGATGCTGTCTTATCAACATGCCTATCACGCCGGAAATCTGGCCGATGTGCACAAGCATGCGCTGATGGCGGCGCTGCTCGACTACATGACGCGCAAGGACAAGCCCTTGTCCTACATGGAAACCCATGCCGGGCGCGGGCTTTATGCGCTTGATGGCGCCGAGGCGGCGAAGACGGGCGAGGCGGCGGCGGGGATCGCGCGGGCCGAGGCCGGGCGCTGGTTTGCCCCCGATCACCCCTACAGCCGGGCGCTGGCCGCGGTGCGCAAGGCGCATGGGCCCGCCGCCTATCCGGGCTCGCCGCTGCTGGCGGCAACGCTGTTGCGGCCGGTGGATTCGCTTCAGCTGTGCGAGCTGCATCCGCAGGAATTCGCCGCGCTGAAGGCGGCGATGGCGGCGCATGGCGGGATCTTTCACCAAAAGGACGGGCTGCAGATGGCCTTGGCGATGTGTCCGCCGACGCCGCGGCGCGGGGTTCTGCTGATCGATCCCTCGTGGGAGGTGAAGTCGGATTACGAGACCGTGCCGAAGCTGGTGGGCCAGCTGGCGCGGAAATGGAACGTCGGCGTCATCGCGCTTTGGTATCCGATCCTCGCGCCCCATGTGGCGGTGGCCCCGGCTCAGCGCGCGATGGTGCGTGCGCTGATGGCGGATCACCCCGAGGCGCTTTTGTCCGAGGTGCAGTTTCCCCCCGCGCGCGAGGGCCACGGGATGGTGGGCTCGGGCATGGTGTTGCTGAACCCGCCCTGGGGCCTCGACGAGGAAGCGGCGCAGATCGGGCGCCGCTTCGCAAAGCTGTGAGGGGGCTCAGGAGCGGCGCATCATCCCGGCCGCCAGCACCCAGAGGATGCAGACCGGCCAGACCGCAAGCGGCGCAAAGCCCATGGTGAAGATCGCGCCCACCAGCGCCACCAGGATCAGCGCCACCCCGCCGCGGACCGAGGTGTAAAGCAGCCCGACCGGGCCAAAGAGCACGACCAGCAAAAGCGCCAGCGGTTCATGGTGAAAGCCGACTTCGGCGGGGGTTTCGGAGGCATTGGCGGTGACGGTGGACATGTCTGGCTCCTGTTCAGCGCGGCCGGGCGATCCGGCCGTGATGCGCGCAGGCTCCTGCCGAAACGCGGCAGGATTGCGGCAATTCCCCGACCGGCTAAAGTTGCGCCTATTTTGCCCGGCTCAGCTTTCGGACTTGCCGCCCTCCTCGGGGGCGAAGCGGGCAAACAGGCGGCTTTGCGCAACAAAGAAGCCCATCAGCAGGATCGTCAGCCCGAAGGTCTTGAAATTGACCCAGGTCGCATCCGAGAAGTTGCGCCAGATCACCTCGTTGGCGATCGCCAGAAACAGGAAGAACGCCACCAGCCGCCGGGTCAGGATCACCCAGCCCTCGGCCCGCATCGGGATCGCGCCATCCATCACCAGCTGCAGCCAGGGCTTGCCGCGGATCAGGCCAAAGCCCAGCAGCGCCGCGAACAGCAGATAGATCAGCGTCGGCTTCATCTTGAAAAAGCGCGGATCGTTGAACCAGACCGACAGCCCGCCAAAGACCGTGACCAGCACCAGCGTTGCCACCTGCATCGGCGCCAGATGGCCCGAAAGCCGCCACAGCACCGCCATCGAGGCGATCAGCACCGGCACGAAGACCGCGGTGGCCAGAACGAAACCGCCATAGGTCTCGCCGCCCAGCGTCACGGGATGGTCGCGCAGCAGGAAGAAGGCCGCAAAGAAAACCACCAGCGGCCCGAAATCAAGCGCGAGCTTCAGCCCCTGCGGTATCGGTTTGCGTTCTGCCATCTGTCCCCCTCCGCGGCTGCCCGCGCTCCGGGCGCCTCTCCCATCGGGCGACCCGCGCCTGATAAATAGGCAAGGACGGGCGCAAGGACAGGGCTTTTCGTCGCCCGGTGCGGTTTCCTGACAGGATTGTGTCCTTCGCGCCGCAGCAGGCCCGCTTTTCCTTGGGCGAAACGCCGGGGGGTTGCGCGTCAGCGCAAGGGGGGGGCAGCGCCCCCCCGAAGCGCCTGAGGCGCGGCGGGCTTGCCCGCCCAACGAAGGCGCAACCACCTTCAGTCGGCTTCGATCCCCACCAGCGCGGCGGCGAATTCCTCGGGATCGAAGGGCGACAGATCGTCGATCTGCTCGCCCACCCCGATCGCATGGATCGGCAGGCCGAACTTGTCGGCGAGCGCGACCAGCACGCCGCCCTTCGCCGTGCCGTCGAGCTTCGTCATCACCAGCCCCGAGACGTCCGAGATCTTGCGGAACACCTCGACCTGCGCCAGCGCATTCTGCCCGGTCGTCGCATCGAGCACCAAAAGCGTGTTATGCGGCGCGGACTCGTCGATCTTGCGGATCACCCGCACGATCTTCGCCAGCTCCTCCATCAGATCGGCGCGGTTCTGCAGCCGCCCGGCAGTGTCGATCATCAGCAGATCCACCCCCTCAGCCGCCGCCCGCGTCAGCGCGTCATAGGCGAACGAGGCCGGGTCCGCCCCCTCGGGCGCGGTCATCACCGGCACCCCGGCGCGGTCGCCCCAGACCTTCAGCTGCTCGACCGCCGCGGCGCGGAACGTGTCGCCCGCGGCGATGATCACCGATTTGCCCGCGGCGCGGAACTGCGACGCGAGCTTGCCGATCGTCGTCGTCTTGCCCGAGCCGTTCACGCCGACGACCAGCACCACCTGCGGGCGGCGCGCATAAAGCGGCATCGGCCGCGCCACGGGCTCCATGATCCGCGCCACTTCGGCGGCCAGAATGTCCTTGAGTTCCGGCACCGAAAGCTTGCGCCCCATCCGCCCCTCGGCCAGGTTCGCCGTCACCCGCAGCGCCGTATCCACCCCCATGTCGGCGGCGATCAACAGATCCTCGATGCTTTCGAGCATCGCATCGTCCAGCACCCGGCGCGGCACGTCGGGACGGCTGACCAGACGCCCCAGCAGCCCCGCCCGCCCGGGCGCCACCGCGGCGACAGGCTCCGGCTGCGGCGCGGGTTCGGGTTCCGGCTCGGGTTCGGGCGCGGTTTCAGGCTCGGACCCGTTGCCACCCCGCCCCAGCAGGCGACCAAAGAAGCCGCGTTTGGCAGGCTCCGGTTCCGCCACGGGCTCGGGGTCCGGCTCAGCCGCAGGTTCGGGCTCAGGCTCCACCACGGGTTCGGGTTCGGGTTCCGCCACGGGTTCCGGTTCCGCAACGGGTTCAGGCTCCGGCTCCGCCACGGGTTCGGGTTCCGGCTCCACCGCAGGTTCAGGTTCCGGCTCCACCACGGGCTCCGGCTCCGGTTCCACCGCGGGCTCCGGCTCCGGTTCCACCGCGGGCTCCGGCTCCTGTTCCACCGCGGGCTCCGGCTCCACCACAGGTTCGGGTTCCGGCGCCGCCACCGGCGCGGCCAAAGCCTCGGCTTCGGGCTCCGGTGTGGTGTCCGGCGCCTCGGCGATGATCGCGTCAAGCCCTTCCTCGATCTTCGAGGACGAGCGTGTGAGCCGGGACTTCAGCTTGTTGAAGAACGACATCGGAGCCTCCGTTTTGCAAATCCCTACCGGATCGGGGGGAAAGAGGGAAGGGAGAAGCCCGGACCGGCGCCCTTCCCCGCCAGGACCCGGCGAAAAGGACGACTCGCCCGGCCGCGACGGCGCCCCGGCGCCCGGTCCCGCGGCCGGATTTCCGCATCGCGCCCCCGCCCGGCAAAGGCGACGCATCGCCACAGCGCCCGCCGATCCGCGCTGCCTGCGGGCAAAATCCGCCCGAGGGCGGGTGCTTGCGCGGAAATCCGGCCTTGCGGCAAGTCGTCGCCCTGCGGTTTCCGCAAAGCCGTCTAAAGTGCGCGCTCAAGTCGGAGCCATCTCATGCCGGAGTAAACCGCATCATGACTGAAAAGCCCGCTGAACTGTCCTTCGCGAAATTCATGGTCGCCCTGCGCAGCCTGCGCAAGATCGGCCGCGAAACCCCCGACGTGGACACTTTCGCTCTCTTCGCCTTCGCCCCGGTGCCGCTGATCTTCCTTGGCGCGCTGTTCGGAGGCATCTTCTCCTGGCTGGCCATCGCCTGGATCACCGTCGGCATCTTCGTGCTCGACCGCCGCGCGCCCAAGCCCGCCCCCGACGCCCCCGAGGGCGCCGCCTTCCCGAAAGCCGACAAGCTCTCCTCGGCGCTGGCCATCACCCATTTCGTGCTCTTGCCGATCGTCGTCGCCTCGCTCGCGGGCTTTGCGGGCATCTCGACCATGGGCACGCTGGGGCTGATGATCGCCGCCGCGCTCTGGTTCGGGCAGGTCTCGAATGCCAATGCGCATGAGCTGATCCACCGCGCCGACCGGAAATTGTTCAACCTCGGCAAGTGGGTCTATATCTCGCTGCTTTATGGCCACCATGTTTCGGCGCACCGGCTGGTGCACCATGTCTCGGTGGCGACCCCCGCCGATCCGGCCACGGCGACGCTGGGCGAAAGCTACTGGAATTACGCCTCGCGCACGTGGTCGGAATCCTTCAAGGCGGGCTACGCCAAGGAAAAGGCGATCATCGAGGCGCGGATCAAGGCCAATCCGGGCAAGCCCACGATCCGGGAACGGATCAACCGCATCAACCCCTATGCCACCTATGTTCTGGGGGGCCTTTGGTTCGTGATCGGCGCCGGGCTTCTGTTCGGCTCGGCCGGGTTTGCCAGCTTCCTGTTCCTCTGCGCGCTGACCCAGGCGCAGCTGATGCTCTCGGATTACGTCCAGCATTACGGCCTTGTGCGAAAGGAAACCGCGCCGGGCGACTATGAACCGGTGAGTGCCGCGCACAGCTGGGACGCGATCGAAACCGGCTCGGCCTTGATGATGCTGAACGCGCCGCGCCATTCCGATCACCACGCCCATCCCGCGCGCCCCTATCCGGCGCTGCAACTGGGCGATCTGAAGGAACCGGGCCGCCCGATCCTGCCCTACAGCCTGCCGGTGATGGCGATGCTGGCGCTGGTGCCCTCGCAATTCGCCAAGCTGATGGATCACCGCGTGCTGGCCGTGCGCAAGGGCGAA
This DNA window, taken from Rhodobacter capsulatus SB 1003, encodes the following:
- the rlmJ gene encoding 23S rRNA (adenine(2030)-N(6))-methyltransferase RlmJ — its product is MLSYQHAYHAGNLADVHKHALMAALLDYMTRKDKPLSYMETHAGRGLYALDGAEAAKTGEAAAGIARAEAGRWFAPDHPYSRALAAVRKAHGPAAYPGSPLLAATLLRPVDSLQLCELHPQEFAALKAAMAAHGGIFHQKDGLQMALAMCPPTPRRGVLLIDPSWEVKSDYETVPKLVGQLARKWNVGVIALWYPILAPHVAVAPAQRAMVRALMADHPEALLSEVQFPPAREGHGMVGSGMVLLNPPWGLDEEAAQIGRRFAKL
- a CDS encoding inner membrane-spanning protein YciB yields the protein MAERKPIPQGLKLALDFGPLVVFFAAFFLLRDHPVTLGGETYGGFVLATAVFVPVLIASMAVLWRLSGHLAPMQVATLVLVTVFGGLSVWFNDPRFFKMKPTLIYLLFAALLGFGLIRGKPWLQLVMDGAIPMRAEGWVILTRRLVAFFLFLAIANEVIWRNFSDATWVNFKTFGLTILLMGFFVAQSRLFARFAPEEGGKSES
- the ftsY gene encoding signal recognition particle-docking protein FtsY, which codes for MSFFNKLKSRLTRSSSKIEEGLDAIIAEAPDTTPEPEAEALAAPVAAPEPEPVVEPEPAVEQEPEPAVEPEPEPAVEPEPEPVVEPEPEPAVEPEPEPVAEPEPEPVAEPEPVAEPEPEPVVEPEPEPAAEPDPEPVAEPEPAKRGFFGRLLGRGGNGSEPETAPEPEPEPEPAPQPEPVAAVAPGRAGLLGRLVSRPDVPRRVLDDAMLESIEDLLIAADMGVDTALRVTANLAEGRMGRKLSVPELKDILAAEVARIMEPVARPMPLYARRPQVVLVVGVNGSGKTTTIGKLASQFRAAGKSVIIAAGDTFRAAAVEQLKVWGDRAGVPVMTAPEGADPASFAYDALTRAAAEGVDLLMIDTAGRLQNRADLMEELAKIVRVIRKIDESAPHNTLLVLDATTGQNALAQVEVFRKISDVSGLVMTKLDGTAKGGVLVALADKFGLPIHAIGVGEQIDDLSPFDPEEFAAALVGIEAD
- a CDS encoding alkane 1-monooxygenase; the protein is MTEKPAELSFAKFMVALRSLRKIGRETPDVDTFALFAFAPVPLIFLGALFGGIFSWLAIAWITVGIFVLDRRAPKPAPDAPEGAAFPKADKLSSALAITHFVLLPIVVASLAGFAGISTMGTLGLMIAAALWFGQVSNANAHELIHRADRKLFNLGKWVYISLLYGHHVSAHRLVHHVSVATPADPATATLGESYWNYASRTWSESFKAGYAKEKAIIEARIKANPGKPTIRERINRINPYATYVLGGLWFVIGAGLLFGSAGFASFLFLCALTQAQLMLSDYVQHYGLVRKETAPGDYEPVSAAHSWDAIETGSALMMLNAPRHSDHHAHPARPYPALQLGDLKEPGRPILPYSLPVMAMLALVPSQFAKLMDHRVLAVRKGESVYSEPKPKQAPAPAAAPTDAPTDDAGPLVLTDAEPAEAPAPEVSQAPAAPAAAEREKADA